The following are encoded together in the Methanocella sp. genome:
- a CDS encoding nucleotidyltransferase domain-containing protein: MDRITDRNVTDWIERFVAIIKEKYSPEKVLLFGSRARGDNLIGSDVDMIIVSKKFEGVNWLTRIRDVSVLWEGLVPLEPICYTPGEFEEKKRMIGIVSEAMREGVELT, from the coding sequence ATGGATCGCATCACAGATCGAAACGTCACAGACTGGATAGAACGTTTCGTGGCCATTATTAAAGAAAAATATTCTCCCGAAAAAGTTTTGCTCTTTGGAAGCAGGGCACGGGGGGACAATCTAATCGGCAGCGATGTGGACATGATCATCGTGAGTAAAAAATTCGAAGGCGTCAACTGGCTGACGAGGATCAGGGACGTGTCCGTTTTATGGGAGGGACTGGTGCCATTAGAGCCCATTTGCTATACGCCAGGCGAATTCGAGGAGAAAAAGCGGATGATCGGGATAGTGAGCGAGGCCATGCGAGAGGGCGTCGAATTAACGTAG
- a CDS encoding NAD-dependent epimerase/dehydratase family protein codes for MSDHILLTGGLGQVGSYLCEELVQNGHVVTILDNLSSSSKNPYPPEANFVKGDIRDAGLVNILVSNADIVIHCAAQIYVSRSMEDPVFDAQNNVLGTVNLLNAARKASIKRFVYFSSAATYGDTVHLPVSESHPQEPLSPYGASKLAGEKYALMFHRAYGLPTTSIRPFNIYSPRQDPSNPYSGVISKFIDKVHDNKPP; via the coding sequence ATGAGTGACCATATTCTTCTCACGGGCGGCCTTGGCCAGGTGGGCTCGTATCTTTGTGAGGAGCTCGTCCAAAACGGCCACGTCGTTACTATCCTCGATAACCTTTCATCATCCTCTAAAAATCCCTATCCTCCGGAGGCCAACTTCGTTAAGGGCGATATTCGTGACGCGGGCCTGGTTAACATCCTGGTGAGCAACGCCGACATTGTGATCCATTGTGCCGCCCAGATCTATGTCTCTCGCAGCATGGAGGACCCGGTCTTCGATGCCCAGAACAACGTCCTCGGCACGGTCAATCTCTTAAACGCCGCCCGTAAGGCCAGCATAAAGCGCTTCGTGTATTTTAGCTCCGCAGCCACATATGGCGACACCGTGCATTTGCCTGTAAGCGAGTCTCATCCCCAGGAGCCTTTATCTCCATATGGCGCCAGCAAGCTCGCCGGGGAGAAGTACGCCCTCATGTTCCATAGGGCCTATGGATTACCGACGACCTCGATCCGCCCCTTTAATATCTACAGCCCCCGCCAGGACCCCTCGAACCCGTATAGTGGTGTCATATCAAAATTCATCGATAAAGTTCACGATAACAAGCCCCCG